One Besnoitia besnoiti strain Bb-Ger1 chromosome Unknown contig00076, whole genome shotgun sequence DNA window includes the following coding sequences:
- a CDS encoding cytochrome b (encoded by transcript BESB_075860): protein MSLFRAHLVFYRCALNLNSSYNFGFLVAITFVLQIITGITLAFRYTSEASCAFASVQHLVREVAAGWEFRMLHATTASFVFLCILIHMSRGMYNSSYSYLTTAWMSGLVLYLLTIATAFLGYVLPWGQMSFWGATVITNLLSPIPYLVPWLLGGYYVSDVTLKRFFVLHFILPFVGCILIVLHIFYLHLNGSSNPAGIDSALKVAFYPHMLMTDAKCLSYLIGLIFLQTAFGLIELSHPDNSIPVNRFVTPLHIVPEWYFLAYYAVLKVIPSKTGGLLVFMSSLINLALLSEIRALNTRMLIRQHFMTRNVVSGWVIIWVYSMIFLIIIGSAIPQATYILYGRLATIVYLTTGLVLCLY, encoded by the coding sequence atgagtctattccgggcacacctcgtcttttatcggtgtgctctcaatctaaattcatcttataactttggtttcttagttgcaattacctttgtactccaaataattacaggtatcactttagcgttccgatatacttctgaagcatcttgtgcatttgctagtgttcaacatctagttagagaggtagcagcaggatgggaatttaggatgttgcatgcaacaactgcttctttcgtcttcttgtgtatcttaatacacatgtctcgaggtatgtataactccagctatagttatttaactactgcttggatgtctggtttagttttatatctacttactatagccactgctttcctcggttatgtactaccatggggacagatgagtttctggggtgctacagtcattactaatctcctttctccaataccatatttagtaccttggttactcggtggatactatgtatctgatgtaacattaaaacgattctttgtattgcactttatattaccttttgtaggttgcattctaattgtattacacatcttctatttacatttaaatggttctagtaaccctgcaggtattgattccgcacttaaagtagccttctatcctcatatgttaatgaccgatgctaaatgtctatcctatctaattggtttaattttcttacaaacggcttttggtttgattgaattatcgcacccagataactccataccagtgaaccggtttgtaactccgcttcatatcgtacctgaatggtactttttagcatattatgcggtgttaaaagtaatcccatccaaaaccggtggtttgttagtatttatgtcctctctcattaacttagctcttttatctgaaattcgagctttgaatactcgaatgttgatacgacaacattttatgactcgaaatgtagtcagtggatgggtaattatttgggtatacagtatgatcttcttgattattattggtagtgctattccacaagcgacttatatcttatatggtagattagctactatcgtatatcttactaccggattggttctatgcttatactaa
- a CDS encoding uncharacterized protein (encoded by transcript BESB_075870): MTFTLVVAFLMLVCTEYLGLSLYINDNAFGNGLFILTGIHFSHVIVGAILVFFTQSIYSSLVTYMPTSSIMLSKSKDNSIPVNRFVTPLHIVT; the protein is encoded by the exons atgacattcactttggtagtcgccttcttaatgttagtctgtacggaatacttaggactatctctttatattaatgataatgcatttggtaatggacttttcatcttaactggtatacattttagccatgttattgttggagctatccttgtattcttcactcaaagtatctatagttctttagttacttacatgcctacaagctctataatgctaagcaaatctaaag ataactccataccagtgaaccggtttgtaactccgcttcatatcgtaacctga